A stretch of Hypomesus transpacificus isolate Combined female chromosome 7, fHypTra1, whole genome shotgun sequence DNA encodes these proteins:
- the tmem168a gene encoding transmembrane protein 168-A produces MTGTEETAGDVYMMSSVGCLGYLSSVNLMVAVCVGMYARWEVTDEPMILVIFILGLIVMAIASILYYYFSMEQASLSLFHLWCGFLVGLLCFLDSPAFNSEVKEQVTNYLLLSSVALRAVWSLTERGFGCVRYHPTLLTSAEQLELLGFAVASIAMPMHKSLAIIGLVGALGGLIVDLRVKSLLALPNLACFSLVTSLLFFQALDITANPWALGCYLGRLLCDPLLDVYFSGLGPSERWLPLLSMGRVWRRLSLLPLAGLELAFLVLSGLKLGQLELWYLVIPGFCVFGVFWTVCHMALMATLWGFHSKLSDCQSAWRAQRSDTRSLERVMASRGIRHFCLIAERLVLFCLVSTATLAAVSWQPSNGLFMGAFLVVLPLESLAHGLFHQLGSCLGGTCVGYALVIPTSYCSPDGQPCLLPPEQVEQLNVRSTGMLNSVQRLFTHHLVQTFGCDYSTSGMTLEALQNKLKAFLDLRTADGPRHDTYLIFYSGHTLRTGAWVMAGGEALRLGQLLEWWKEKSAGSSCRLILVLDTDNSLPWVQEVRRLEGGYVAVQGAKLAPGGGDEEDRDTPRLGDFTSEWVEFNCNPESATQWSEKGRAVTAVYGVSKRWSDYTLHLPTGSDVAKHWKTHFPRATYPMVHLSNWCFGLNLLWLCEVCLRCFRRFKLAWFPPSILDTGQGIKLVHS; encoded by the exons ATGACAGGAACAGAAGAGACCGCGGGCGACGTATACATGATGTCCTCGGTAGGTTGCCTTGGTTACCTGTCGAGCGTGAACCTGATGGTGgcggtgtgtgtgggtatgtacgCCCGTTGGGAGGTGACGGACGAACCTATGATCCTGGTGATCTTCATCCTGGGCCTGATTGTGATGGCCATCGCCAGCATCCTTTACTACTACTTCTCGATGGAGCAGGCCAGTCTCAGCCTGTTCCACCTGTGGTGCGGCTTCCTGGTGGGACTGCTGTGCTTCCTTGACAGCCCCGCCTTCAACTCAGAGGTCAAAGAGCAG GTGACTAACTACCTGCTCCTGTCCAGTGTTGCTCTGCGGGCGGTGTGGtctctgacagagagagggtttggCTGCGTGCGTTACCATCCCACCCTGCTGACCTCCGCTGAACAGCTCGAGCTGCTAGGGTTTGCCGTGGCCAGCATCGCCATGCCGATGCACAAGTCCCTGGCCATCATCGGCCTGGTGGGGGCTCTCGGGGGCCTGATCGTCGACCTGAGGGTCAAGTCCCTGCTGGCCCTCCCTAACCTGGCCTGCTTCTCCCTGGTCACCTCGCTGCTGTTCTTCCAGGCCCTCGACATCACGGCCAACCCCTGGGCGCTGGGCTGCTACCTGGGCAGGCTGCTCTgcgaccctctgctggatgtgtaCTTCAGCGGGCTGGGGCCTAGCGAGCGCTGGCTCCCCCTGCTGTCGATGGGCCgggtgtggaggaggctgtCCCTCCTGCCCCTGGCCGGCCTGGAGCTGGCCTTCCTGGTCCTGTCGGGTCTGAAGCTGGGCCAGCTGGAGCTCTGGTACCTGGTCATCCCCGGGTTCTGTGTGTTCGGGGTGTTTTGGACCGTGTGTCATATGGCTCTGATGGCCACGCTGTGGGGCTTCCACAGCAAGCTGAGCGACTGCCAGAGCGCGTGGCGCGCCCAGCGCTCAGACACGCGCAGCCTGGAGAGGGTGATGGCGTCGCGCGGGATCAGACACTTCTGCTTGATCGCCGAACGCCTCGTGTTGTTCTGCCTGGTGTCCACGGCAACGCTGGCCGCTGTGTCCTGGCAG ccctctaaTGGCCTGTTCATGGGTGCCTTCCTGGTGGTGCTGCCCCTGGAGTCCCTGGCCCATGGCTTGTTCCACCAGCTGGGCAGCTGTCTGGGGGGCACCTGTGTGGGCTACGCCCTGGTCATACCAACCAGCTACTGCAG tcCTGACGGCCAGCCCTGCCTGCTGCCTCCTGAGCAGGTGGAGCAGCTGAACGTGCGCTCCACGGGCATGCTGAACAGCGTGCAGCGCCTCTTCACTCACCACCTGGTCCAGACCTTTGGCTGTGACTACTCCACAAG TGGGATGACCCTGGAAGCTCTGCAGAACAAGCTCAAAGCCTTCCTGGACCTGCGGACCGCTGATGGACCTCGCCACGACACCTACCTGATCTTCTACAGCGGACACACACTCCGGACCGGAGCTTGGGTGATGGCAG ggggAGAGGCCCTGCGTCTGGGCCAGCTGTTGGAGTGGTGGAAGGAGAAGAGTGCTGGTTCCAGCTGCCGTCTCATCCTGGTGCTGGACACAGACAACTCCCTGCCCTGGGTGCAGGAGGTgcggaggctggaggggggctaCGTGGCGGTGCAGGGGGCCAAGCTGGCccccggggggggggacgaAGAGGACCGCGACACCCCGCGTCTCGGAGACTTCACCTCTGAGTGGGTGGAGTTCAACTGCAACCCGGAGAGCGCCACCCAGTGGTCAGAGAAGGGAAGAGCGGTGACGGCGGTGTACGGTGTATCCAAGCGCTGGAGCGACTACACCCTCCATCTgcccacaggaagtgatgtcgccAAGCACTGGAAAACTCACTTCCCCAGGGCCACATATCCCATGGTGCATCTGTCTAACTGGTGCTTTGGGCTGAACCTGCTGTggctgtgtgaggtgtgtctaCGGTGTTTCAGGAGGTTCAAACTAGCTTGGTTCCCCCCCAGCATCCTGGACACTGGCCAAGGGATCAAACTGGTGCACTCTTAG